Proteins encoded together in one Leucoraja erinacea ecotype New England chromosome 30, Leri_hhj_1, whole genome shotgun sequence window:
- the LOC129711752 gene encoding uncharacterized protein LOC129711752 isoform X1 — MQLLWAQQHCYCFGIRICLIKLELTTCGSLYYALLVTTTFFKLVLNRTMKAANSPPDAVAGPPAQQNAIAVKLPVFWTLQLHVWLEQAEAQFHIQHITADDTKYYYVAGDLDKDTAGRLVHLLRQPPSAVKYDGLKTLLLCTFGLSKRERTARILYVGGLGDRKPSDLSALQPAAIFCVGCGFHRKAGFQLGRDQGPFQMAMHVDQIQSASSWSSRVTVEGIDTSPGQADPCNSNPLAMHVDQMQPASSRNSGGGHRHVTWSS, encoded by the exons ATGCAGTTACTCTGGGCTCAGCAGCACTGCTATTGTTTTGGAATTAGAATTTGTTTAATAAAGCTTGAGCTAACAACGTGTGGCTCACTTTATTACGCTTTATTGGTGACCACGACATTTTTCAAACTGGTTTTGAATCGCACAATGAAAGCAGCTAACAGCCCACCCGATGCAGTCGCTGGCCCTCCGGCTCAGCAGAATGCCATTGCGGTTAAATTGCCCGTGTTTTGGACGTTGCAGCTGCACGTATGGTTGGAGCAGGCCGAGGCTCAATTTCATATTCAGCACATTACTGCCGACGACACAAAATATTATTACGTGGCCGGGGACTTGGATAAGGACACGGCTGGTCGTCTCGTTCATTTACTTCGCCAGCCGCCATCAGCCGTCAAGTATGATGGCCTGAAGACACTCCTATTATGCACTTTCGGGCTGAGCAAGCGCGAGCGGACTGCGAGGATTCTGTACGTGGGTGGTCTCGGTGATCGCAAGCCATCGGACCTGTCGGCATTGCAGCCCGCAGCCATTTTCTGTGTCGGTTGTGGGTTCCATCGGAAGGCTGGTTTCCAGCTGGGTAGAG ATCAGGGGCCGTTCCAAATGGCCATGCATGTGGATCAGATACAGTCTGCATCGTCATGGAGCAGCAGAGTAACGGTGGAGGGCATCGACACATCGCCTGGTCAAGCTGAcccctgcaactccaacccaTTGGCCATGCATGTGGATCAGATGCAGCCTGCATCGTCACGGAACAGCGGTGGAGGGCATCGACATGTCACCTGGTCAAGTTGA
- the LOC129711752 gene encoding uncharacterized protein LOC129711752 isoform X2 yields MQLLWAQQHCYCFGIRICLIKLELTTCGSLYYALLVTTTFFKLVLNRTMKAANSPPDAVAGPPAQQNAIAVKLPVFWTLQLHVWLEQAEAQFHIQHITADDTKYYYVAGDLDKDTAGRLVHLLRQPPSAVKYDGLKTLLLCTFGLSKRERTARILYVGGLGDRKPSDLSALQPAAIFCVGCGFHRKAGFQLGRGAVPNGHACGSDTVCIVMEQQSNGGGHRHIAWSS; encoded by the exons ATGCAGTTACTCTGGGCTCAGCAGCACTGCTATTGTTTTGGAATTAGAATTTGTTTAATAAAGCTTGAGCTAACAACGTGTGGCTCACTTTATTACGCTTTATTGGTGACCACGACATTTTTCAAACTGGTTTTGAATCGCACAATGAAAGCAGCTAACAGCCCACCCGATGCAGTCGCTGGCCCTCCGGCTCAGCAGAATGCCATTGCGGTTAAATTGCCCGTGTTTTGGACGTTGCAGCTGCACGTATGGTTGGAGCAGGCCGAGGCTCAATTTCATATTCAGCACATTACTGCCGACGACACAAAATATTATTACGTGGCCGGGGACTTGGATAAGGACACGGCTGGTCGTCTCGTTCATTTACTTCGCCAGCCGCCATCAGCCGTCAAGTATGATGGCCTGAAGACACTCCTATTATGCACTTTCGGGCTGAGCAAGCGCGAGCGGACTGCGAGGATTCTGTACGTGGGTGGTCTCGGTGATCGCAAGCCATCGGACCTGTCGGCATTGCAGCCCGCAGCCATTTTCTGTGTCGGTTGTGGGTTCCATCGGAAGGCTGGTTTCCAGCTGGGTAGAG GGGCCGTTCCAAATGGCCATGCATGTGGATCAGATACAGTCTGCATCGTCATGGAGCAGCAGAGTAACGGTGGAGGGCATCGACACATCGCCTGGTCAAGCTGA